One Gimesia aquarii DNA segment encodes these proteins:
- a CDS encoding Hsp20/alpha crystallin family protein, with protein MLSTRTHKLGFPFSANLRSELDDAFSQMFGKSLAGCEGAYSPLSVWEEESKYHVALDVPGMKKEELSLDIQDGHLILTGERNTVENREYLHNERRFGKFKRVIQLPDWVDPTSVNATIDAGVLTIVLDKKPDLQPKSIEIKDSSQSE; from the coding sequence ATGTTAAGTACACGAACTCACAAATTAGGATTTCCTTTTTCTGCTAATCTTCGTTCAGAGCTGGATGATGCTTTCAGTCAAATGTTTGGCAAGTCATTAGCTGGATGTGAAGGTGCGTACTCTCCACTTTCGGTTTGGGAAGAAGAAAGCAAGTATCATGTCGCCCTTGATGTTCCCGGTATGAAAAAGGAAGAATTGTCACTCGATATTCAGGATGGTCACCTTATTCTGACAGGCGAACGCAATACTGTCGAAAACCGTGAATATCTACATAATGAACGTCGATTTGGGAAATTCAAGCGTGTGATCCAGCTTCCGGATTGGGTAGATCCCACTTCGGTGAATGCAACGATTGATGCGGGTGTTTTAACCATTGTCCTGGATAAAAAACCGGACTTGCAGCCGAAGAGTATCGAAATTAAGGATTCATCGCAGTCAGAATAA
- a CDS encoding HAD-IIA family hydrolase, whose product MLPGYLIDMDGVIYRGTDLIDGAVEFINELKKRDLPFIFLTNNSQRTRRDVVTKLSRMGITVGEEHIFTCAMATARFLAQSKPDGTAYVIGEGGLLHALHRNGYSIVDHDPDYVVVGEGRSMNFEMIEAAVRMIENGAKLIATNMDPNCPTQNGLRPGCGAIVAMLEAATKKKAFSVGKPSPVMMRSARQELEISSAQTTMIGDTMETDILGGVEMGYRSVLVLSGGTSLTDLDYYAYQPDLVVESIADLNKEEFFHLDQSRFPKVERLLA is encoded by the coding sequence ATGTTACCAGGATACTTAATTGACATGGATGGTGTGATTTACCGTGGGACTGACCTGATCGATGGGGCAGTCGAATTTATTAATGAATTAAAAAAGAGAGATCTCCCTTTCATTTTTTTGACCAATAACAGTCAAAGAACTCGCAGGGATGTCGTCACGAAATTATCCCGTATGGGAATCACGGTGGGTGAAGAACATATTTTTACCTGTGCGATGGCAACTGCCCGATTTCTTGCACAGAGTAAGCCCGATGGAACAGCTTACGTTATTGGAGAAGGAGGTCTGCTCCATGCTCTGCATCGCAATGGATATTCTATAGTTGATCATGATCCCGATTATGTTGTCGTTGGCGAAGGCAGGTCGATGAACTTCGAAATGATCGAAGCCGCTGTACGCATGATTGAAAATGGAGCAAAATTAATTGCCACTAATATGGATCCCAACTGTCCAACGCAAAATGGTCTCAGACCTGGGTGTGGAGCCATTGTCGCAATGTTGGAAGCGGCTACTAAGAAAAAAGCTTTCAGCGTGGGAAAGCCGAGTCCTGTTATGATGCGCAGTGCAAGACAGGAATTGGAGATTTCTTCTGCTCAAACCACAATGATTGGCGACACAATGGAAACGGATATTCTAGGTGGTGTGGAGATGGGATATCGTTCTGTACTGGTTTTATCAGGTGGAACCTCATTGACTGATTTAGATTATTATGCCTATCAGCCCGATCTCGTCGTTGAAAGTATTGCCGATTTAAACAAAGAAGAATTCTTTCATCTGGATCAGTCACGATTTCCTAAAGTCGAACGCTTACTCGCCTGA
- a CDS encoding phosphoadenylyl-sulfate reductase, translating into MARLTQADLADLNEAFEERTPAELIHWAQEMFGSRLAALSSMQRAGCVVAHMLSQMKAEIPILFVDTGVLYQETLETRDRLMKEYNLDIVTLEPEKTMAQQTEELGVLYLSVEGQEQCCDLRKTQPLMQVADQYDALIGSLRRADGGQRANVPILAIDPAMNCLRVNILASLSKEEFQAYLEENQVITNPLHQQGYPTIGCNRCTTPVMESEPNRAGRWRHLGPWSQYCGINPTDVSGKHAPAIELSQHLVDRILGRETDFMI; encoded by the coding sequence ATGGCACGTCTGACTCAGGCCGATTTAGCAGATCTCAACGAAGCATTTGAAGAACGAACTCCCGCTGAACTGATCCATTGGGCACAGGAAATGTTTGGCTCGCGTCTGGCAGCATTATCATCAATGCAGCGTGCAGGGTGTGTTGTCGCGCATATGTTGAGTCAGATGAAAGCGGAGATACCAATTCTGTTTGTAGATACTGGTGTTTTATATCAGGAAACATTGGAGACCCGTGATCGACTGATGAAAGAATACAATTTAGATATTGTTACTCTGGAACCAGAAAAAACAATGGCACAACAGACTGAAGAGCTGGGGGTTTTATACCTTTCAGTCGAAGGGCAGGAGCAGTGTTGTGATTTGCGAAAGACACAACCTTTAATGCAGGTTGCAGATCAATATGACGCTCTGATTGGAAGTCTACGTCGCGCTGATGGTGGCCAACGCGCGAATGTGCCTATTTTGGCAATCGACCCTGCGATGAACTGCTTGCGTGTGAACATTCTCGCAAGTTTATCCAAGGAAGAGTTTCAGGCCTACCTCGAAGAGAATCAAGTGATTACAAACCCGCTACATCAGCAAGGGTATCCAACCATTGGTTGTAATCGTTGCACAACTCCCGTAATGGAAAGCGAACCGAATCGTGCCGGACGTTGGCGGCACTTGGGACCCTGGTCTCAGTATTGCGGAATCAACCCGACTGATGTCTCGGGGAAACACGCACCCGCAATCGAATTATCACAGCATTTGGTAGATCGAATTCTGGGACGCGAAACGGACTTTATGATCTAA
- a CDS encoding endo alpha-1,4 polygalactosaminidase: MKIFSCLYFSILFNLALATSAPLVSAEEKVFVPTSFQLYYGSDPKIMSQLQEQLKKGQVVVIDLRGLNQNQITTLIDHAHQVGAKVIAYISVGELESLEKTNFKQFLKQHKKPTLLEKISIGKNEIFQSCHIDVNNSMWHKYLFKKIDQIYDQKVDGLFLDTIDTVDVYINQQEWPVSRRAKSVKAMIDLVRKFKESSPDKFIMQNRGLNLIGKSVFVGEETGILVPGLYLSKSHPHNPDGLLWESAYTHTGDWIDGKEREMIQIQKNGFTSVFTLGYTDTKADRRQFFQKSQAAGFIPAWGSSTKTLHKELTQGITTK, encoded by the coding sequence ATGAAAATATTTTCGTGTCTCTATTTTAGTATACTATTCAACTTAGCTCTGGCGACTTCTGCCCCACTTGTCAGCGCAGAAGAAAAGGTTTTTGTCCCAACCAGCTTTCAGCTCTACTATGGCAGCGATCCTAAAATCATGTCGCAGTTACAAGAGCAACTTAAAAAAGGACAAGTTGTTGTCATTGATCTGCGTGGGCTTAACCAAAATCAGATCACAACACTAATCGATCACGCCCACCAAGTGGGTGCCAAAGTGATCGCCTACATCAGTGTGGGTGAATTAGAATCTTTAGAAAAAACAAACTTTAAACAGTTTCTCAAGCAACACAAAAAACCAACTTTATTAGAGAAGATCTCCATAGGAAAAAATGAAATCTTTCAATCGTGTCATATTGACGTTAATAACAGCATGTGGCATAAGTACCTATTCAAAAAGATCGATCAGATTTACGATCAAAAAGTTGATGGACTATTCTTAGATACAATCGATACCGTAGATGTTTATATCAATCAACAAGAGTGGCCAGTTTCTCGTAGAGCAAAAAGTGTCAAGGCTATGATCGACTTGGTCCGGAAATTCAAAGAATCTTCACCGGATAAGTTTATCATGCAAAATCGTGGATTGAATCTGATTGGGAAATCTGTTTTTGTGGGTGAGGAAACTGGTATCCTAGTCCCAGGGCTTTATCTTAGTAAATCACATCCACATAATCCGGATGGTTTACTATGGGAATCAGCCTACACTCACACTGGCGACTGGATCGATGGGAAAGAACGAGAAATGATTCAGATTCAAAAAAACGGATTCACATCGGTCTTCACTCTGGGATATACAGATACCAAAGCAGATCGCAGACAATTCTTTCAGAAGAGTCAGGCTGCAGGATTTATCCCTGCCTGGGGAAGTTCCACCAAAACGTTACACAAAGAACTCACTCAGGGAATCACAACTAAGTAA